One stretch of Rhodoflexus caldus DNA includes these proteins:
- a CDS encoding glycoside hydrolase family 13 protein, with the protein MQFSLASLIYGQPAIDRIEPPNWWVGMKNRSLEILVHGKNIGETQVAMKPYEGVGLIETVRPQNSNYVFLQLDIQPNARPGNLSFTFTGSNGTSATVSYALKAKQQAASRIQGFGPQDLIYLIMPDRFANGNPAMDNIEGMREKADRTAPFGRHGGDIDGILQKLDYIRSLGVTALWLNPVLENDMPTSSYHGYAITDFYQVDKRFGGNEKYRELIEASHKRGMKIIKDMVMNHCGLYHWWMDDLPYPDWINQFGEFTRSNYRLATISDPHASEYDRNLMNTGWFDTTMPDLNQRNPKLAKYLIQNTLWWIEEFGIDGIRMDTYPYPNPDFMAQWSAAVLTEYPQFNIVGEVWIHSAAMESYWVKGTQNRDGYRSPLPSITDFPLFEAIAPALNEPTGWGSGLSRLYHVLAEDFLYENPNENVIFLDNHDVTRFATAVGQDLNKIKMGITFLLTTRGVPQIYYGTELMMPGDGGFHPDVRKDFPGGWPGDATDAFTPKGRTAAQNELWNYLAALGNWRKNKSVIHTGKLTHFIPSDNCYVYFRHNEKEAVMVVLHNGDEPKLLDTKPFTEILGRFKQGKEVIGGKIINDLSKLELPAHSAVVIELK; encoded by the coding sequence ATGCAATTTTCACTTGCTTCACTGATTTACGGACAACCTGCCATTGACCGCATAGAACCGCCCAACTGGTGGGTAGGCATGAAAAACCGGTCTCTGGAAATTTTGGTTCACGGCAAAAACATCGGCGAAACACAAGTTGCTATGAAGCCCTACGAAGGTGTAGGCCTGATTGAAACCGTGCGGCCGCAAAACAGCAATTACGTCTTCCTGCAATTAGATATTCAACCCAATGCCCGCCCCGGCAATCTTAGTTTCACATTTACAGGCAGCAATGGCACTTCGGCCACTGTCAGCTATGCACTGAAAGCCAAGCAACAGGCAGCCAGCCGCATTCAAGGATTCGGCCCGCAGGACTTAATTTACCTGATTATGCCCGACCGCTTTGCCAATGGCAACCCCGCCATGGACAACATAGAGGGTATGCGCGAAAAAGCCGACCGAACCGCTCCTTTCGGCAGACACGGCGGTGATATTGACGGCATCTTGCAAAAACTTGACTACATCCGCTCGCTGGGCGTAACAGCCCTGTGGCTGAATCCCGTGCTGGAAAATGACATGCCGACTTCTTCCTACCACGGCTATGCCATTACCGATTTTTATCAGGTGGACAAACGTTTTGGCGGCAACGAAAAATACCGTGAACTGATTGAGGCAAGCCACAAGCGCGGTATGAAAATAATCAAAGACATGGTGATGAACCACTGCGGCCTGTATCATTGGTGGATGGACGACCTGCCCTACCCCGATTGGATTAATCAGTTTGGCGAGTTTACGCGCTCTAACTATCGGCTGGCTACTATCTCCGACCCGCACGCCTCCGAATACGACCGCAACCTGATGAACACCGGTTGGTTTGATACCACCATGCCCGACCTGAACCAGCGCAACCCAAAACTTGCCAAGTACCTGATTCAGAATACTTTATGGTGGATTGAGGAGTTTGGCATAGACGGCATCCGCATGGACACCTACCCCTATCCGAACCCCGACTTCATGGCACAGTGGTCGGCTGCTGTGCTGACAGAATATCCGCAGTTCAATATTGTCGGCGAAGTGTGGATACACTCGGCAGCGATGGAGTCCTATTGGGTCAAAGGCACTCAAAATCGCGACGGGTATCGCTCCCCACTGCCCTCTATCACCGATTTTCCCCTGTTTGAGGCCATTGCACCGGCCTTGAACGAACCGACAGGCTGGGGCAGCGGTCTTTCGCGGCTCTACCATGTGCTGGCAGAAGATTTTCTGTACGAAAACCCCAACGAAAATGTCATTTTCCTTGACAACCATGATGTTACCCGTTTTGCCACGGCCGTCGGGCAAGACCTGAACAAGATCAAAATGGGGATAACATTTTTGCTGACCACACGGGGCGTTCCTCAAATTTACTATGGTACGGAACTCATGATGCCCGGCGACGGCGGCTTTCATCCCGACGTTCGCAAGGACTTCCCCGGGGGCTGGCCGGGTGATGCAACGGACGCCTTCACCCCAAAAGGTCGCACCGCCGCACAGAATGAACTTTGGAACTATCTGGCCGCATTGGGCAACTGGCGGAAAAATAAGAGCGTTATCCACACAGGCAAACTGACGCACTTCATCCCTTCCGATAACTGCTACGTTTACTTCCGTCACAACGAAAAAGAGGCGGTGATGGTGGTTCTGCACAACGGCGATGAACCTAAGTTGTTGGATACCAAACCTTTCACCGAAATATTGGGGCGCTTTAAACAAGGCAAAGAGGTAATTGGCGGCAAAATCATTAACGACCTATCAAAACTGGAACTGCCTGCCCACAGTGCCGTGGTTATTGAGTTGAAATAA
- a CDS encoding BatD family protein has translation MLPNLIKINKYKLHTLGLLLGWLSGFAVFAQEIQIEIPKTEIAMNESLQIKISVINGKVNDYSSFPTIKGFTKSDISSGERQALISGRLTQISQLVQNYRPAKEGTYTIAPFTLTVNGKQVSFQGATITVTASASGSSAYDFWSAPDLEPEIEVVREDVFLAVAADRKEIYAGEGVNVIIAFYALQSSPYLLKFPDNLFQQLSAVVKKLKPENCWEENFNVGGQIIPTVVKIRGKDYQQYKIYQSNYYLNQAGEVELPQISLPLIKLRPGNYGREEARNYSSKPVKIKVKPLPPHPLREKVAVGQFKLEEKIGQTTLQTGQSVNYDFQISGQGNFAFLREPDTRRTPALEVYPPNVQQQINRENSRVTGSKKFTYMIIPNEPGAYNMSDYFQWIFFNTEKQAYDTLKPQISIRVEGESRTDNSISNTGSGAYYDNIYKLDNSLSSLESTDIWISVISFVLATSAIVSLVLVLTTALKRK, from the coding sequence CATACATTGGGATTGCTGCTTGGCTGGCTGTCGGGCTTTGCGGTATTTGCGCAGGAAATTCAGATAGAAATTCCCAAAACCGAAATTGCGATGAATGAATCGCTGCAAATCAAGATTTCGGTTATCAACGGGAAAGTGAATGATTACAGCAGTTTTCCGACCATTAAAGGATTTACCAAGTCCGATATTTCGTCGGGAGAGAGGCAGGCGCTCATCAGCGGGCGCTTGACCCAAATTTCGCAGTTGGTACAAAACTACCGCCCCGCCAAAGAAGGCACCTACACCATAGCACCGTTCACGCTGACCGTTAATGGCAAACAAGTGAGTTTTCAGGGCGCAACCATTACCGTAACGGCTTCTGCATCAGGCTCTTCAGCCTATGACTTCTGGTCGGCTCCCGATTTGGAACCTGAAATTGAAGTAGTACGCGAAGATGTATTTCTGGCTGTGGCTGCCGACCGCAAGGAGATATATGCAGGCGAAGGCGTAAATGTTATCATTGCTTTTTATGCCTTGCAAAGCAGCCCTTACTTACTGAAATTTCCCGATAACCTTTTTCAGCAACTATCGGCAGTTGTCAAAAAATTGAAGCCTGAAAATTGTTGGGAAGAAAACTTTAACGTTGGTGGTCAAATTATTCCGACAGTTGTTAAAATTAGAGGCAAAGATTACCAGCAATATAAAATCTATCAGTCCAACTATTACCTCAATCAGGCAGGTGAGGTAGAACTACCGCAAATTTCGCTGCCGCTCATCAAACTTCGTCCGGGCAATTACGGGCGCGAAGAGGCCAGAAATTACAGTTCAAAGCCTGTTAAAATCAAGGTTAAGCCTCTGCCGCCTCATCCGCTAAGAGAGAAAGTAGCCGTAGGTCAATTTAAGTTGGAAGAAAAAATCGGCCAAACGACGCTGCAAACAGGCCAAAGTGTCAATTATGACTTTCAAATCAGCGGACAGGGCAATTTTGCCTTCCTCCGCGAACCCGATACACGCCGCACACCTGCTCTTGAAGTGTATCCGCCCAATGTTCAGCAGCAAATTAACCGTGAGAACAGCCGCGTTACGGGCAGCAAAAAGTTTACGTACATGATTATACCCAATGAGCCGGGGGCATACAACATGTCGGACTACTTCCAATGGATTTTTTTCAATACCGAAAAACAGGCTTATGATACGCTAAAGCCGCAAATCAGCATCCGTGTGGAGGGGGAAAGCCGCACAGACAACAGCATCAGCAATACAGGCAGCGGGGCTTACTACGACAACATCTATAAATTAGACAACAGCCTCAGTTCTTTGGAAAGCACCGATATCTGGATATCGGTTATAAGTTTTGTACTTGCCACCTCGGCCATTGTAAGCCTTGTGCTTGTGCTGACAACCGCTTTGAAACGCAAATAA
- a CDS encoding bifunctional metallophosphatase/5'-nucleotidase, with amino-acid sequence MKKSPFVPLLLLLVVLLSGSCRTYYTAQFFAINDTYEIAPLANGTIGGMARVATAYQQEKAKQPQTFFVHAGDFVSPSVIGTLRNEGRRIAGQQMIEAMNAAGVQYATFGNHEFDIDEADLLSRIEESDFQWIIANLKHKKEGKTAPFVQRGKPMPASVILQTDKLKIGMLAVAIPVDKAYADFEDFYAAAEREYQLLAPQCDAVVALTHLELAQDMELARRLPGLSLIMGGHDHENMYYKVGKTVIAKADANAKTAYLHRLRVAPQAKKWKVNSRLVAITPALADEPKTAAAVQKWQQIAEKSFSDMGFNASEVVTVTREPWDGLEKSVRNAPTNLSKLIVEAVKAAIPEADAAIINTGSIRVDDKLEGNITQYDIVRILPFGGGLSKMKITGELLIDVLEGGLKNKGLGGYLVHAGITQNTNGEWLIGDKPIDKTKTYTLASTDFLVSGKEFNLGFFNANNPQITDLQIFTDKSDIRSDIRKVFIRYLQQRKN; translated from the coding sequence ATGAAAAAAAGCCCCTTTGTACCGCTGTTGCTGCTGCTTGTCGTTTTGTTATCGGGCAGTTGCCGGACGTACTATACAGCGCAGTTTTTTGCTATCAATGATACCTATGAAATCGCACCGCTGGCCAATGGTACGATAGGAGGCATGGCGCGTGTAGCTACGGCCTATCAGCAGGAAAAGGCCAAGCAACCGCAAACTTTTTTTGTTCATGCCGGCGATTTTGTCAGCCCATCGGTTATCGGAACGCTGCGCAACGAGGGCAGACGCATTGCAGGCCAACAGATGATAGAAGCCATGAATGCGGCAGGCGTGCAATATGCTACTTTTGGCAATCATGAGTTTGATATTGATGAGGCCGATTTGCTGTCGCGCATAGAAGAGTCTGATTTCCAATGGATTATTGCAAATTTAAAACATAAAAAAGAGGGTAAAACGGCTCCGTTCGTACAGCGGGGCAAACCTATGCCTGCTTCGGTAATTTTACAGACCGACAAGCTGAAAATAGGTATGCTGGCCGTTGCCATTCCGGTAGATAAAGCCTATGCGGATTTTGAGGACTTTTATGCTGCTGCCGAGAGAGAGTATCAACTGCTTGCGCCACAATGCGATGCGGTAGTAGCACTCACACACTTGGAGTTGGCGCAGGATATGGAGTTGGCACGTCGCCTGCCCGGGCTGTCGCTCATCATGGGTGGCCACGACCATGAAAATATGTACTACAAAGTCGGTAAAACGGTGATTGCCAAAGCTGATGCCAATGCCAAAACGGCATATCTGCATCGCTTACGGGTAGCACCGCAAGCCAAAAAGTGGAAGGTTAATTCCCGATTGGTTGCCATTACGCCTGCACTGGCCGATGAGCCTAAAACAGCCGCAGCCGTGCAAAAATGGCAACAGATTGCAGAAAAAAGTTTCAGCGATATGGGATTTAATGCCTCCGAAGTGGTTACTGTTACCCGCGAGCCATGGGACGGTTTGGAAAAAAGCGTGCGTAACGCACCAACCAATCTCAGCAAATTGATTGTGGAGGCCGTAAAAGCCGCCATCCCCGAGGCAGATGCAGCTATCATCAATACGGGTTCCATCCGCGTAGATGACAAATTAGAAGGTAACATTACGCAATATGACATTGTGCGCATTCTGCCTTTTGGCGGCGGGCTTTCCAAAATGAAAATTACGGGTGAGCTATTGATAGATGTGCTGGAAGGCGGGCTTAAAAATAAAGGTTTGGGTGGCTATTTGGTACACGCAGGTATCACGCAAAATACTAACGGCGAATGGCTCATCGGCGACAAACCGATTGATAAAACAAAAACCTACACACTGGCAAGTACCGATTTTTTGGTGAGTGGTAAAGAATTTAATCTGGGATTTTTTAATGCCAATAATCCCCAAATAACTGATTTGCAGATTTTTACCGATAAGTCCGATATCCGCTCCGACATTCGGAAAGTATTTATTCGGTACTTGCAGCAGCGGAAAAATTAG
- a CDS encoding rhomboid family intramembrane serine protease, producing MLMKIQYNAPVVLTFAFICTFLVALQGMGINLMPLFSVSGTMDVTNPLDFFRLFSHVLGHGDWGHLLNNLTFILLLGPILEEKYGSSGLLMMMFITAFVTGVLNIFFFSSGLLGASGIVFMMILLSSIVNLQRGRIPLTFVLVVVLFLGKEFISMFQNNNISEFAHIIGGICGAVFGFNFRRRPTY from the coding sequence ATGCTCATGAAAATACAATACAACGCGCCTGTTGTGCTGACCTTTGCATTTATCTGCACCTTTTTGGTGGCGCTGCAAGGTATGGGAATTAACCTGATGCCACTGTTCAGCGTTTCGGGGACAATGGATGTTACCAATCCGCTGGATTTTTTTCGGCTGTTTTCGCATGTTCTTGGCCATGGGGATTGGGGGCATCTGCTCAATAATCTGACTTTTATTTTGCTGCTGGGGCCTATTCTGGAAGAAAAATACGGCTCCTCGGGTTTGTTGATGATGATGTTCATTACGGCATTCGTAACCGGCGTACTGAATATTTTCTTTTTCTCGTCCGGTTTGTTGGGCGCAAGCGGCATTGTATTTATGATGATTCTGCTAAGTTCTATCGTGAATCTGCAACGCGGGCGCATACCGCTGACGTTTGTGCTGGTGGTTGTGCTGTTTCTTGGAAAAGAGTTTATCAGCATGTTTCAAAATAACAATATTTCGGAATTTGCCCATATCATTGGCGGCATATGTGGTGCTGTTTTCGGGTTTAACTTCCGCCGCCGTCCTACGTATTGA
- the tilS gene encoding tRNA lysidine(34) synthetase TilS, with translation MQFKAVFEQKLSDFITDNQLFTTDDPLLLAISGGVDSVVMSAALCRLGYTVTLAHVNYQLRGSESDGDEQFVRQLAENLNVKLFVQRFDTQQEAKNNKQGIQETARKLRYEWFEALQKQYGFTHILTAHHLGDALETSLYQLAKGCGIKGIRGIPLRQGAVVRPMLAFSREEIVQYAHANHLQWREDSSNTSDYYTRNFIRHQIVPLLEKINPSVVQGFADTHQRLSDAAWWLQLAIADAEKQVVHESDGIFYLNIKALEQLPSPRLFLYECLKKWGFNYETAVLITKHLHSQSGTQFLSNTHRAAINRGQIVISPLSSDKTSDSSVSIPNFGTYRFDNQKVISVHLKQPKDVALHSGNPAVVWVDAAALVFPLTIRYWQAGDKMQPLGMRGSKKISDILTDLKIALHEKKSARVLCNAQGQILWLIGYRLSEIARISDDTAAVAEIAIR, from the coding sequence ATGCAATTTAAGGCCGTCTTTGAGCAAAAGTTATCAGATTTTATTACTGATAATCAACTGTTTACCACAGATGACCCATTGCTGCTTGCCATAAGCGGCGGCGTTGATTCTGTGGTGATGAGTGCGGCACTCTGTCGGTTGGGTTATACAGTAACTTTGGCACATGTCAATTATCAATTGCGGGGCAGCGAATCGGACGGAGACGAACAGTTCGTCAGGCAATTAGCTGAAAATCTGAATGTTAAACTATTTGTTCAACGATTTGACACACAGCAAGAAGCAAAGAACAACAAACAAGGCATTCAGGAAACCGCAAGAAAACTGCGCTATGAGTGGTTTGAAGCACTGCAAAAGCAATACGGCTTTACACATATTTTGACGGCGCATCACCTCGGCGATGCCTTGGAAACAAGCCTGTATCAACTTGCCAAAGGCTGCGGCATTAAAGGCATTCGCGGTATTCCGCTCCGACAGGGGGCAGTAGTACGGCCAATGTTGGCATTCAGCAGAGAGGAAATTGTACAATATGCACATGCCAACCATCTGCAATGGCGCGAGGACAGTTCCAATACAAGCGATTACTACACCCGCAATTTCATCCGTCATCAGATTGTACCCCTACTGGAAAAAATCAATCCCTCAGTTGTTCAGGGCTTTGCAGATACGCACCAACGATTGAGCGATGCCGCTTGGTGGCTTCAATTAGCAATTGCCGATGCCGAAAAACAGGTTGTGCATGAATCCGACGGCATTTTTTACCTGAATATCAAGGCGTTGGAGCAACTCCCCTCACCTCGTTTGTTCCTTTATGAATGTCTTAAAAAATGGGGATTTAACTATGAAACGGCAGTGCTTATCACCAAGCACCTGCACAGCCAAAGCGGCACGCAGTTTCTGTCTAATACCCATCGGGCAGCCATTAATCGCGGGCAAATTGTGATAAGCCCTTTAAGTAGCGACAAGACCTCCGATTCCTCTGTATCCATTCCAAATTTTGGCACTTATAGATTTGATAATCAAAAAGTTATATCCGTGCATTTAAAGCAGCCGAAAGATGTAGCCCTTCATAGCGGCAATCCTGCTGTCGTGTGGGTTGATGCTGCCGCTTTGGTGTTTCCACTAACCATCCGCTATTGGCAGGCAGGCGATAAAATGCAACCGCTGGGCATGCGCGGGAGCAAAAAAATCAGCGATATACTGACCGATTTGAAGATTGCACTGCATGAAAAAAAATCTGCCCGCGTGCTGTGTAATGCACAGGGGCAGATTTTGTGGCTGATTGGTTATCGTCTTTCCGAAATTGCCCGCATATCTGACGATACGGCTGCCGTTGCGGAAATAGCGATTCGTTAG